CGAGCGGCAACCGGCTGCTCTATCGCCCGAGCACGACCACCGCATTCGAGATCTGGCGGCGCGCGGGCTACGATCCCCAGCCGGTGGAGGCGATCGGCGAAGACGGCATCGACGTGCTGGTGGTCGGCCGCCAATACGCCGACGAGGAGAACGTCCATCTGCTGCCGCCGTATGCGACGGTGGGGCTGCATGTGTCGCGCAACATCGCGAGGCATCTCACTCTGTTGCTCCGGCTGGACAACATCACCGACGAACGGGTGCCGCAAGTGTACGGCTATCCCGTGCTCGGCACGACGTTCAGCGTGCGGCTCACCGCGCATTGACGATGCGATGGAGAACCGCGCGCGGCGCCCATGCGGCCGCGTGGCTAGCACTGGTCGGCGCGCTGTGCGCATGTGCGCACGCTCGGCCGGACGCGGCCGTCACGCCGGCGGCTTCGATCGCATCGGGAACGCCGCGCGTCATCACACTTGCGCCGTCGCTCACCGAGATCGCCTACGCGGTCGGCTGCGGCGACGCGCTGATCGCCGACACGCGATACGACGACTATCCTGCCGCGGCGAAGACGCTGCCGCACGTCGCCGACCTCGCGCACGCGGATCTCGAGCGCATCGCCCAGCTGCGCCCGACAGTGGTCGTCGCGTTGCACGACCAGGAGCACGAAGGGTCGTCCATCAACGCGCGCCTCGGGGTGCCCGTGGTGTACCTCCCCAACCGCCGGCTCAATGACTTGTACGCCGACATCGCCGGCGTCTCACGCGCGTGTGACCGCTCGGCGCAGGGCGATGCGCTGGCGCTCCAGATCAAGCAGCAGCTCGCGCGCCTGGTCGCTGCGCAGCGGCGCGGCGGCCGCCGTCCGCGCGTGCTGTTCTTGCTCGGGCTGCCCGGGTTCACCGCCGGCAAGTCGTCCTACATCAGCGATCTGATCGCGCTGGCCGGCGGCGACAACATAGCCGGCGGGCTCGATCAACCATACCCCGATCTGAGCGCTGAAGCGATCGTGCGCGCGGACCCGCAGGTCATCATCGTTTCGAACGACACGCCGTTCGGTGCCGACGTCCGAGCGCGCGAACCGTGGCGCAGCCTGAGCGCCGTGCAGCGCGGACGCGTGGTGCGCCCGCCCGAGGATTCGATCCTCGAGCGCAATGGGCCGCGGGTGGTCCAGGGCTTAGAGTGGTTGTCAGTCCAGCTTCGGTAGGTGGCTTGCGCGCTCGCCGTGCCTTTTGGGCGTGTCGAGCTCGCCCGCTCGATCGACGTCGAGGTCTGCCAGGCGGTAGAAGACGATCTGCGTTCCGTCGGCAAAACCGACTTTGATCAACGGATTATCCGCGCCGCCGGGAACGATCGCGTGGACGCGCCCCGCATGGCCGACCCACGCGCGGTGCACGTCGGTGAAATATTCCGGTTCGACGTCGCGCGCGCGTACGCTCACCGATCTGCCCACGAGAACTTTCTCTTTGTCCATTCGATCCCATCGATCACGTGCCGCCGGCTTGAGCCGCGGGACTCGTTGCGGCCTGAGGGGAATTACGCGACCCGATGCAGTCA
This genomic interval from Candidatus Eremiobacteraceae bacterium contains the following:
- a CDS encoding helical backbone metal receptor codes for the protein MRWRTARGAHAAAWLALVGALCACAHARPDAAVTPAASIASGTPRVITLAPSLTEIAYAVGCGDALIADTRYDDYPAAAKTLPHVADLAHADLERIAQLRPTVVVALHDQEHEGSSINARLGVPVVYLPNRRLNDLYADIAGVSRACDRSAQGDALALQIKQQLARLVAAQRRGGRRPRVLFLLGLPGFTAGKSSYISDLIALAGGDNIAGGLDQPYPDLSAEAIVRADPQVIIVSNDTPFGADVRAREPWRSLSAVQRGRVVRPPEDSILERNGPRVVQGLEWLSVQLR